A portion of the Rhodococcus pseudokoreensis genome contains these proteins:
- a CDS encoding phage major capsid protein, whose product MTVLNSNLTTAWTPEDYGKLVDITVAAKAVPFQAGTLVETGSQTIRFPVLQADPATGWYAENSTITLTDPDTDEVVVTPKKVAGLTQVSNEALNDSNPAVANQIGQGLARDIARKIDAAFFANTTTNGPSGLLSVSYSVVDTGAAYTNLDAFHAAKKEAQDAGAELTHFVLAPDVALALAQAKTGTGSNQGLLDNVGDGVTLAGVPVIVSVAVAAGEAWGLDKSQIMTVRRTGTQVVTSGDAAFASDAVQIRATSRVGFGLINPAGIVRLYNAA is encoded by the coding sequence CCGTTCTCAACTCCAACCTCACCACCGCTTGGACCCCGGAGGACTACGGCAAGCTCGTGGACATCACGGTGGCTGCAAAGGCAGTCCCGTTCCAGGCTGGCACCCTCGTGGAGACCGGCTCGCAGACGATCCGGTTCCCGGTCCTGCAGGCGGACCCGGCCACCGGTTGGTACGCCGAGAACTCGACCATCACCCTCACCGACCCCGACACCGATGAGGTCGTGGTCACGCCGAAGAAGGTTGCGGGTCTGACCCAGGTCTCGAACGAGGCGCTGAACGACTCGAACCCCGCTGTCGCCAACCAGATCGGTCAGGGTCTCGCGCGTGACATCGCTCGGAAGATCGATGCCGCGTTCTTCGCGAACACCACGACGAACGGCCCCTCGGGTCTGCTCTCGGTGTCGTACTCGGTGGTCGACACCGGAGCTGCGTACACCAACCTGGACGCGTTCCACGCGGCCAAGAAGGAAGCCCAGGATGCTGGTGCTGAGCTGACTCACTTCGTCCTGGCTCCTGATGTGGCGCTTGCGCTGGCTCAGGCGAAGACCGGCACCGGCTCGAACCAGGGCCTCCTGGACAACGTCGGTGACGGCGTCACCCTGGCTGGTGTCCCGGTGATCGTTTCGGTTGCGGTTGCTGCAGGTGAGGCATGGGGCCTCGATAAGTCCCAGATCATGACGGTTCGCCGTACCGGCACTCAGGTTGTCACCTCGGGTGATGCCGCGTTCGCCAGCGATGCGGTTCAGATCCGCGCGACCTCGCGCGTAGGCTTCGGCCTGATCAACCCGGCAGGCATCGTGCGTCTGTACAACGCCGCCTGA